The Punica granatum isolate Tunisia-2019 chromosome 4, ASM765513v2, whole genome shotgun sequence sequence ATAGTTCTCCTTGGAAAAAAAGAGTCCGGAAAAAATACGGAGACCACACCGCTGGGCGGAATTTCGTTTTTGCAGTTTGCACCCtgaaatttgaatattttcatttttcctcgTTTCCATCTTTCCATGCTGAAGTATGTACAATGCCATTTGGCACCCTGGGGATTGATATTTCTACTACTTTTGCTATATCAAGTTCACATATATTAACTAAACCGTCAAAAGTTTCTATTCACTTCCACTTAATATAGTAGCATCTCAATCATGAGTTTCGAGAACCTCAAGAAAAGTCATTTGATTGATTGCGCTGGTAGTACGTAATGTTagaaatatatgataaaagaaagaagagtTTCTTAGATTTTAGCTATCTATATGAAGCTTTCTACTAAATAAAGGTCTTGCTCTCTAAAAGCATGGCAACTCATAGTAAAACAAAAGTAAAACCATAATTCTAGGGTCGAACAAACGTGGATTGGCTCAAGTAGTTCGATCATGTTCCTCTTAAGTAAAATTTCAAGTTTGAGCCATATGAATAAAGAAAACCCACGTTGAGAGAATTATACCCcttaaaagataattttgaCTAAATTCTGGATTAGTCGAGTTCATTAGATTTCAATTATGAATTGTCCGATCATTAGAATTATAtgaattaacaaaaaaagaacaacATGAGTACAAATGTTCGAAACAGAATTGAAGGTATTGATGGAGGATATAATTGGCCATTGGGTTGCGcacacaaaaaaattaattaattctagGGGCCGAGTTGGAAGTGTGTGAAATGGAGGGAGCAAGTAGAACAGTCCAAACTCCAAATTCAGGGTGCAAACTTGTGCTGAAAAAACCTTTAGGGATCACATTGTTTAATAAGAAAGTTCAGGGATCCAACATATATACGACATAATTTGCAGAGAGATTTTGAGCAGGGAAAACGGCAAGGTGTTCTTCTTTCCCGTGAGTCGGCCAGGCAGAGGCAAAGCAGGGGAGAACGCTACCGAGCAAAGCGTTCGACCTTGGAGAACAGAAGCCCATCTTGACAGGTAAAGATCTTCTCTTATCTTCTCTCCGATCTTTCTAATCCTCAGTACCGGTCAGTTCGGCTGTCAGCTCTACTAGTTTTTCATGTGTTCTCCCAAGTCGGGACTCGGGACACACTGCATTGTGATTGTACTgttatgtgtgtgtgtttgtgcGTGTGTTTGTGCGTGTGCTGGCTTTAAAATGTGTTTCGATATCAAGATTGTGGTTTTTAGGGGCATTGTGTAACGATTATACATCCCACTATTGAAGTTGGCTTAGGGTTCCCCTGATCAGACTGAAAAATTGATGCTTGCACTGCATAATAGATTATTGTATCCTGTGAAAGAGAAATAAGAGTCAGTTAAATTGGGTTCGAGGGGGTTTGGACGTTCAAACGTTTTGCCCTTTCTGGGTACTAGTTGAGATAACACTATGGGGTCATCTTAATGAAAAACTCGGGTTTTTGGAAATGATTCTCAAAATCTGCTCGCCGGTTTTCCCAGGAACAGCATACTGATTGGCAGAGAATCTGATGGTAGATTTAAGTTGATGAAATCGGTAGGTAGTGAGGTAATGTCATATTTGTTGTGACTAAATATGAATATTGTTTTATGGACTGTTTTCTTCGCCAAAGTTTTATGCACTTTCTTCATCGAACAGAAAACAGCTCCAGGAAAAGCAAATTAGGTAGAGATTATCTTGAGAGGCTTTGTATTAGTATTTCTTAAATTAGCAATATTTACCAGCTTCTGcgaattgttttcagaaactATCTTCTGGAAAAGAATGTAGAAGTTTCCTAGTTCCAAAAGTTTGATAATTGTTTATGAAGAATAGTTCAATTTCAATGTGCAAAGTGGTTCGCCTCAATTTTCACATCAAGGCCTAAAACAGTCCCATGTAACATTTTCATTGTTAATTCTCTTTTCCTACCTTCTAATCCAACAAGAATGCTTTGGGGAAGATTGGGCTTTCAGCGGGCCAGTGATAACTAATCATGACGGGATCCAAACTCAAAAAGTTTCTTAACTGCCtcttttgtaatttaattggACAGTCCCAAGTGTTAGGGAATGGCTGCCATCTTTCTATCTGAACTGGAAAGGTAGCAAAActtttttgatttatttgtATTGTATATGTTTGGTTCTTCATCTTGATGGAACAGTTCACCTGGGACATTTCGTCCACTGAAACCTTGTCAGTGTCTCTTTGTCCTGGTACTCGCTGCTGAGGTTGCATTCAAAAGATTGATGTCTTTTTAGCAACCTGTCGTATTAGTTGATCCTAGCATTTAGTGATGGTTGATATGCTTGACTTTTGTATACACAATGAGCTAAAGCATTTGAGCTTGTTGGAAGGAGCTTCTGTCCGCTCTTCTTAACCAATCACACCTTTCGCTGCTAATAATTCTCATGCATATATGTCTGACATTATGCCCTGTTTGGTATGAGGGATTCCAGTCAAACTGAATTGCCATGTGAAATTGGGACAATTTTATGACGATGAGTGGTTCCATTCTGTGcctctttcttttctatatGCTAATATGACCTTTCCTACAAAGCACATCTGACTTCTTTGGTCTTCTGGTGAACTTTAGGAGGCTCATACATGAAATATCAAATGGAGGCTGTCAATAATTCTTCCGAAGTGGAGTCTACCCCGAAGCCTCAAGTCATTTACCGTTGCAAAAAGTGTCGCAGGATTGTTGCTGCAGAAGAGAATGTGGTTTCCCATGAGCGTGGGAAGGGAGAAGAGTGCTTCAGGTGGAGAAAGAGAACTGGTGATCCCAAGGACTGGGAAAAGGATGCAGCTGAGTGCTCCTCCATATTTGTTGAGCCCATGAAGTGGATGGAAGCAGGTAAGGGCTGACAGATGACATTCTTTCTCAGTTTTGATTTTCTTCAAAGTTTTCATCGAGAAGTATGTTTCATTCTGAAAAACTAcaacaaattttttatttcccagaaaaaattatatggaaAGTGAGGAAAATTGACTCTTACATAGCACTTACAAGATTCATGCTCTAATTAACTTTCTTGAGAAATGCAATCTAATAGTTTTATATAGTAACATTTTCTACTCTTCCGTTCAGATCCCATATACAATTTATTATGTTAAATATTTGTATTGTTTAAACATTTCATCTTTCTATTGTAACCAGTCATATACAGCGAAGTCATAGACACGGAAAAAAGCTCTTGGCCGGTTTGAGATACGTATTTAGCTTTCTTCCATGCGCTGGAAAGAAATGGCTACCACACAAGTTTTCCACTCTTCCATAGATAAGGAAACAGAAAGTCAAAAACTGCTCATGTTCATATCAATTGGTAGCTGTGTTGAGGTTGTCTTATACGATAATCTAAGCTTTCGACTTCCTGTTTTACAGTGCAAGAAGGCTATGTTGAAGAGAAGCTCCAGTGCATAGGCTGCAAGGTTCGTCTGGGCTCGTTCAACTGGGCAGGGATGCAATGCAACTGCGGGGCTTGGGTCAATCCTGCATTTCAACTCCACAAGAGTCGAATAGATGAATGCCGCATGTGAACCGGGAAAACCAAACCTTTCTTGGAGAGCACTATCTGGTAAGAATTAATTAGCTTCCTTGACCGAGACATCAACTGCGGTAGCTACTGGTGTGTATATAGTTCGTTGTGTTCTAGCACAAAAGTAGAAGGCACGACTTGAGATCTTCTGAGCTGCGCAAATGCCCATTTGAACCTTGGGTAAGATAATGAAAGCTACTAAAAATGAATCTTGGCCATGGGCCTATATATGTATTTCGCATGTTTTCCGAAATGTTGGGTAGCTTCTCTATCATGATCCATTCTCACCGACCGATCTCTTCGTGTTGGAGTAAGTTGTACTTACCGGGCTCCCGTATAGTGATAGATAACTTGATCGTGATTTTGGTTAATATAAGAGTCTGGTATACTTTTTAGTCTACGAAGGAAATAAACATAATTAAAATGATCTATTAACTGTTAATCCTACTGattattatgaaatttctGATGAAACAACCCGAGCTTGCCCAGAATTTACATGGGACCAAGTCCTGACTTTCTATACGCGTATGACTTGGGTCgctttttaaagaaaaaaacatgAGTTTACATTAATCAATTGGTCACCATTCTACGATTGACAAAGACAGCGAttccttaattattatttcgtCGTTAGCTAGGAGACCAATTGTCATACtatattacataataattaatattaaattccaTGTTCATCTTTTCAGGTGGGAAAAGGAGACCTTCCCTACCATCTTTTTGTTACATGCATAGTGCGAAAACGTGATAGTTATTGCATGTTATGAAGGTTCAATTTTAAACTCACTTTAATATGGAACAATAATAAATGCGTTTAACTTTAAAGAGCATGGCTGCAATTATAAGTTGTGCAACGTTGAACGTAATACTCCACCTATATCGCCTGATATATGCTGATAAATGGAAATCATTATAGGTTTTTCCTCTCATATTTTGAGCCAGATACATATAATAACTTAACTAATCACTTATGATCAGTATAAATTGATTAGGTGAAATCAAATTTCCCTTAGAAAGCTGGAAATAATATTGGGTCACATTTTGATCTCTCAAGAGGAGCATTACAGCAATTCTATATGTTTAATTTAACACTCGTCTTATAAATTCGATAGGTCATTgtataataatagataagtaCTCGAGTCCACTTCGTCGTTCGGTTTCGGTAAACTGACCGCTGAATTAGTAATTGTATGCCCTGTCACTAATCAATCATCACGTGCTAAACATGATAAGGCTAAACCTTTAAGACATAGGCAAACGTGGAACCATGACATGTATggaaatgtaaaaaaaaatttctccatatccattatttattgtttttttatcCAGTTACAATGGAATTCTTTAGTACAAAAAGAAATCCTAATACAATAAAAGTGTCCAAATAGTTTTATTATAcaaatcaaatatgaaatctcttaattattaaCGAGAGCGTATGTGACTGCGTTATATTCTCTTTTTAGCTCatcattttttaatgaatttgaAAGTATAATCCGATCCATAAAATATAGAGGGAGAGGGTGACCCCAAacatttcttattatatatgattCCTATTTCCCTTCTATGAGCTTTCACAATTCGCTTAGAATATTCAAAACCGCTGAAAAAGTTTTATCGGCCAGAAACAAGTTGAGAGcattaaagaaagaaattataaaGGAGAGACCGTGTGGGGGACTAACtaactaattattttcaaataaagagtttgagattattatttcttttgtaTATTCTATCCTATCATCCATCTCTCCTCTCATTGAAGTGTATAAATAGATGGATTCCATTCTCTCATTTGAACAACGATATCGATCTTAGTTAGCAAAAGAGAGAGTTATGAAGATCTAAGCAAGTTTTTGAAGAGCTTTTAGAGAGGCCTTGATCGGATAGTTTCCTCTTATCTCCAATATGTCGACCGTAAGAGCCTCCCGATCTCTCTCGTTCTGCATCATATATCTTTCATTATGATACTCGTCGTCAttccaaacctcttgaattatAATGTCTCTAggagaatgaaaattttcacgtTAAGTAACCTGctgttttcatgcatgttttatgaAGCTCTGAGTCGACTTCATTCCCAAATATTCGTAAATATGTTCAGTGTGTCATGACGTCACAAGCAAGGGAGCACCCGGCATGGCCAAGGTTTTAGTCCGATGTTTTCTATCCTATGTGATCCTCCATTGCATCAAACACATATTTATATCAATCAAACAGGAATTATTGACAtgtaacatacatatatgtgtatcaGTATGTTTATACCAACATAATTGAGTGGACTGGGACGATATAgaggatatatatacatatatatatatatatatatataagtgcgTCTGTTTGTGTTTATTATATGTGTATATTTATGTCTATGCTGATAGTAATACAAATGCTTATATAACTGTGTGGACTAAATCAAGTTTTATGTTCTTGTAGATTGTAGAGATGCTAGTTCACATGGATTGTGCAGGATGCGAGAACAAGATAAGGAAGTCTCTTCAAAAGCTTGATGGTAATAATTCAATTCCTCTCCAATTGATTTTCGCAAttcttcgtttttttttcccaatgcATATGCTTGTTTTATTTGAAACTATGTTTGATTACAAACTTGATCAATTGATGGATTGAAATATGTTCGTTATATGTGACAGGAGTTGATGATGTCGAAATAGACATGGGAATGCAGAAGGTGACAGTAGTAGGATGTGTAGAGCAAAAGAAGGTCCTCAAGGCGGCACGCAAGACTGGAAGGAGAGCCGAGTTGTGGCCATTCCCGTACAACCCGGAATACCACAACTTTGCGCAGCAGTACTATTATGATACCAACAGTAACTGTCACCCCTGATACGAAAATGACCTAAGCCGAGAGTACGCTGACAACAATGATCACCAAGGTTATTGTTATGATCGTACATCGAACGAAGAATTAGAAACCTCTTCATCTGCTTTCTCATACAACTACTATAAGCACGGCTATGAAGGTAGTGAGTATGGGTACTATCAACGACCGCCGTATTCCAGCATTGTCGATCAGCAAGCTAGCTCCTTGTTCAGTGATGACAATATCAATGCTTGCACTATAACGTAGCGAGGGAGAGTGCGTGCGGGCACGGCGCGGGTACATTTATGTATGGAAAAGAGGGTTTGATTGCCAAAATCACCTCTCAACTATGGGCCAAGATGCAACGTCCTTTGCAATGTAACACCCTACATTTTAGGCCGGGTTGTGATTTACTCCCAAAAAAATGCTATGTTTTGGCTATTGGCCTCCTGACTCTGATTTTCGCAGATCACCACATCAACGAAATCCgacaatattatattttaggcAATAAAATTATCTTCTTCATTCCTTTTCATTCTATCTTCGGTTATAAAGTAGGTTCATGCACCTAGTACATCGGCACTCATCATTTTAGATTTTATGTTGATAAGGAATAACGAAGAGGCAAGATAGCAACTACATTGGTGCTCTCTGCACAAGGAACGATTGTTCCTAACCTGGAGTGAGTCGAGCTCAATAGGGCAGATACAGCAGAGGTACACTAAGGTTTAAATTCACTCGCAAATCCATTTCCTGGGACTCGAGATTGCAGGAAAAAACTACGAAGTTAGCATAGTAAGTATAGTTCGCAAGCGTGTAAGAATGGGATGTTATACTATCCAGTTCAGTTCTTGACTTAAGCATCGAAGGATCGAATGTCTCCCCACTCCCAATTTGACTTCTCTGCTATGCTTGAATTGTTACGGGAGGGATACAACACTTGTCATTCGATATATCTAGGGACTTATCGAGTTGTTGAATCCCCTTCAAGCGAAAGAAGCACCTTATGAGACTAGTTCTTATATGTGGAGTATGTACGCTTTCGATTGTATTTTTATATAGATCGTTATAAAAACATTTCTAGAGTCACAAACTCTGGAAAATCATGATTGTTACGAACTCTTACTATGCAAAATTGTATCCAACGATTCTCAAGTCACGGCTCTCGACCAACCCTCTTGTACGGGAAGCAGAGGCTGCGTATTTGCTGCTGCTTGTGCGTGGGACTCGAGTCTCAGCTCTCTGCTTCTCTTTGGTGATTTGCCACTGAGGATGCGATTGAAGGTCTCATTTCCTTTGCAACTCGTAACAGTCACAGAGTATTTATGAATTTCTTGATATTtgccttttcttattttaattttttatatgcaTCCTATATTTCTAGGAAGAATACCTTCGCGACTGGCAAATCTCAATTGTCCCTTTCTTTTCTCACCAGGGATGTTTGGGATGCGCCCAACTATTTAACCCTTCTAAGATGCGTATGCACACGTGCATATAACCATCGTACTAGAACCCATCGGTTGCAACCAGTTAACCGAataataacgcagcgattaatcttcctcccctactggtgtaatcgagataggaactaatcaaatcaaccaacaaacagtaaagtaaaagaacaccaagaattttacgtggaaaaccccgatgtagggaaaaaccacgggaccaactccgaatcaacgatccactatgaatgaaggttatacaatgtctttcatcaagggtaaacccttggatcaccaaactcaagagaaacactctcttggatcacccaaacaataaattcgtcacccacactgGGTGGTTCACAAAGACAGCTGAAatagcacctacagagctcggatagaaattctgaccgttcagaacttagccccacgtgttgtgaaggtgctgtcaaaatttcgtcccaatcggagttcgtttgacgtcccgatcgaggtttgatctccagctgcgcgctgcccctgttgatccGAATTCGGCTCTGCTCTTCCTCTGTTCTTTGTGCTGTTCTGCTGCTTTCAGCTGCTCCTGATCTGCTACAGATCTGCTGCTTATATACTGCCCCTCTTCCTCAGCTAGTTTGCTGAAAtattaaccctaacaaaaCTGGGTTCTTGGGtttattaaagcccgataaaagcccaatacaattgagcccaacttcctccaaattggagggaagcccaacaaactccccctcccgactatttggaggcttcgagcataccggctatgcttcggcaaacatgaagtttctccctagggagaggttttgtcatcatatcagctccattctcatcagtgtgcactttgtctagcttcaccagcttagactccaacacatctctaatccaatgaaacttgatatcgatatgtttcgacctcgaatggaaagtgggatttttgcaaagatgaatggcgctttgactatcacagtgtagaacatacctttcttgcttcaagctcaactcctgcaaaaacttttacaaccacaacatctccttgcaaccttcggtcaccgcaatgtattcggcttctgttgtagacaaagcgatgcacttttgaagccttgattgccatgagatagctccccatgcaaaagtcatcaagtatcccgaagtggatttccgggaatcgatatctcctgccatatctgCATCAgtgtagcccactaactccggcttaccagtgccaaagtacaaacacaccttggatgttcctctgagatacctcaggatCCACTTAACCGCATTCCAATGttctttccccggattggagagaaaacgactaaccacaccaacagaatgagcgatatctggccttgtacagaccatggcatacattaaacttcctacagctgatgagtaaggaactttcttcatctcttctttctccttctcattTGTAGGACATTacttcgagctaagtttgaaatgagaagcaagtggtgatgaaactggtttagcattacccatgttgaaccgatccaaaatcttctcgatgtacttctcttgagaaagccaaagttttccacttgatctgtcacgagaaaatgcatcccaaggatctgctttgccggtcccaaatccttcatggcaaaggacttgttgagctccttcttcaactctgcaatcttgctcatatcatgaccaacaagtagcatatcatccacatataacagtaaaatgataaaatcaccatccgagaattgtttcacgaacacacaatgatctgaagttgtccgtgtgtagccatggctcaacatgaaagagtcaaactttttataccattGCCgtggtgcttgcttaagcccatacaagctcttcctcagcctgcacaccaaatgctccttacctttaactcggaatctttcaggctgctccatatatatttcttcctccaagtcaccatgcaggaaagctgtttttacatcgagctgctcgatctccaaattcaaactagctgccagtgcgagaacaactcggatcgatgacatcttgacaacgggcgagaacatctcctcgaagtcaactcctttcttctggttgaaacctttcactaccagtcgagctttgtatcaaggtcgcgagttctctgtcttcaacctgtagacccatttgttcttcaatgctctcttaccttgcggtagcttcactaggtcatacgtgtgattttcagacaaggagttcatctcctcattcatcaccttcaaccagtgctccttgtactcatgtgccacagcttcatcatagcactcaggttctcccccgtcagtcagtagcacatattcatgaggcggatatcttgtagaagGTCGTCTTACTCTGtcagattgtctaggtagattatctgcaggctctaactgtaactgcgagcctgtatcatccgtagtcacatcattatctacctgaggaatctcacccccagtcgtggtttcttcatactcaccaggtacctcttccattggatgctctacatcaacggatacaggaatagagatctcgtgaggattgcctacactggccttctctaacttttgcaaatccttgattgtctggtcctcaaagaagacaacatccctgctcctgatgatcttcttgctatcagggtcccaaaacgtgtacccgaactcttcatgtgcataacccaagaagatgcactgttttgccttggcatcaagttttgatttttcatctcgaggaatgtgaacagatgccctgcacccgaagactctgagatgcttgtatgatactttcttgccggtccacacctgctagggtacatctccatcaagtgcaactgacagtgtaagattaataagatcaaccgctgacctcattgtctcgccccagaaagacttagacagtttcgcatgagaaagcatacaacgaactctctcaacaattgtgcggttcatcctctctgcaagcccgttctgctgtggtgtcttcggtaccgtcttctcaagtttgataccgtgagtcctgcaatagttctcgaaaggacctctatactcaccaccattatcagctctgacacatttcagcttcatgcccgtttctctttccactgctacatggaagttcttgaaaatctcagtcacctgatctttagttctcatagggtaagcccaaaccttcctggtgtgatcatctataaaggtcacaaaatagagagcaccaccaagagatctatccgacatgaaacaaacatcagtatgcacaagatcaagtatatgatcgcatctagagggacgacttctaacaaaagaaactctcctctgcttaccagctaaacagtgatcacaagtgctcaagtgcatacctttaacgggcaaagactgctttctagcaagaatttgaatacatttctcgctgatatgcccaagtctcctatgccatagctcgataggataatcctcagcaacattaacctgaccggaattgtgcctggcacgcagcctgtagagagtgtcggtcttctgaccccgtaTCACAATCAAtgaacccttggagagcttccatctcccattgctaaattcgttactgtagccttcatcatcaagctgacccgtcgagattaggttaaggcgaatttctggaacatgcctcaccttcttcagaagcaacttgcagccaagctcgatctctagacagacatcaccagtaccgacaatcttgcatgactgtccattccccattctcacataaccatagtccccggtagtgtaagatgagaagaaatctcgatgaggagtgacatgaaacgaggcacctgtatctgcaacccaggtagagtcctgacatgtgaaattcacataggcttcatcacaaatgatgtaggtctctccatcagatgccactgctgtagtgccttcttccttcttgctaT is a genomic window containing:
- the LOC116202380 gene encoding probable inactive dual specificity protein phosphatase-like At4g18593, whose translation is MKYQMEAVNNSSEVESTPKPQVIYRCKKCRRIVAAEENVVSHERGKGEECFRWRKRTGDPKDWEKDAAECSSIFVEPMKWMEAVQEGYVEEKLQCIGCKVRLGSFNWAGMQCNCGAWVNPAFQLHKSRIDECRM
- the LOC116205661 gene encoding heavy metal-associated isoprenylated plant protein 28-like, which translates into the protein MSTIVEMLVHMDCAGCENKIRKSLQKLDGVDDVEIDMGMQKVTVVGCVEQKKVLKAARKTGRRAELWPFPYNPEYHNFAQQYYYDTNSNCHP